The genomic window GAAGATCGCGCCGCGGACATTGGCTGAAAGGGGCATCTGCGGGACCGGGAGCGAGTGAGGGTTGCGCTCTGGCTAGACCTGCACCCCGGCATCGACAAATCAATTCTGGTGATGGATCGGGCTTTTGCGGTGACCGGTCAGCTATCGGCGTCGCCATTCCTTCCTGGCTTGGCGGCGAACCATCCTTTGACGGGCGGTAGACTTCCGGCCGGAGCGGTGTCGCCGGTCTCGCCCTTTGCCGTCTTGCCGTTTTCCGCGCGCCAGAGCTTGTAGAGAGCCTGGTGGCGGGCGGCCATGGGCTTGGATTTCTCGGCGAGGATCCGCGCGCCGGCGGCGAGCGCTTTCGCCTCGATGGCGGCCTGGCGGGTATGGGCGAGATCGATCAACGCGACGCGGGTGGGGTGATGGCCGAGATCGTCCTGGCCGAGCGCGCGGACGAGTTCGGCGAGATCGTGGTGGCGGCCGAGATCTTCGGCGAGCGCGCGGGCGGCGGCGACCTGGGGATCGATGGCTTCCGGCCAGACGGGAGCGAGGACGCGCAGATGCTGGGCGTGGGCCTTCACACGCTTGCGCCATTCATGCAGCGCCTCGGCGGCGTGCCACCGGCTTTCGGCAGCTTGCGGCGACGCGGGGTCGGTGTCGATCGCGGCGAGCGCCTTCACGGCATGGACGCGTGCCTTGCGGGCGGCGCGGTGGGTATCGGCAAGGCCTTCCGCGAAGGCTTTGGCGCCCTTCGGCCGGATTTTCCACGAGCGGGCGCGTTCGGCGATGGCGGCGAGCTCGGTGGCGGCGGCTTCGATGACCGGGGCGGCGGCGCCGGTCTCCTCGGCAAGCGGCACGACGAGGCGGCGGCGAAGGGCGGTGACGGACTGGCTGCGCAGCGGCGGCAGTGCCGTATCGGAGCGGTAGGCGGCGACGAGGTCATCGAAAGCGGCGGCGAGCGACTGGGCCTCGCGGTGCGGCGCGAGCGACCGGCCGATATCGCGCAGCGCCGTGTTCTCGCGGTCGAAATCTGCGAAGGCGGGCCGGACCAGGCGGATGAGGCCGCGCAGTTTCTTGATGCGCTTGCGCAGCTGGTGGACGCGCTGGCGTTCGGTGAGGTTTTGCGCTCCGGTGTCCGTCGTGCTGCCGGTTTCCCGCTCCGGATTCGGATCCGGCGGGACGGCACGGGCTTCCTCGATGGCGCGGGCGAGCTGTTCGCCGGCGATGCGGCGGACGGTCTGCTGGAAACTCTTGTCCTTCGGCGTCAGGCGGTAGGGCATGGCGCGCGCCTCCTCACGGACCGTTGACGAGGGCGAGGATGAGCTGGTGGACATTGCCGCCATTGCCCATCTCGTCGCGGTCGAAGGCGCGGGCGCGGGCAAGCCGCTCGGCCGCCATGCCGGCCAGGAACTCCTGGAGCTTGGCGCGGACCTTGTTGCAATCGGCATCGGCCGGCGCCGACAGGCCGGTGGAGAAGGCCTGGATCTTCTCCGTCATCTCGATCACGTGGTCGCCATGGACGCGCTCGTGCTTTTCGACGCCTTCGATGAAGCGGGCCCAGCTGGCCGCCACATCTGGCGCAAGGCCAGACGGCGCCACCGGCCAGCGGTAGATGATGGTGAGGCTCGGCCGGGCGGAGGCGAGGATACAGGACCCATCCGGCTGCGGCCGATAATCGCGCGACCACAGAAGCTCGAAATCGGTGAAGGCGATGGCCTGGCCGACACCGGCCGACGGCGCGCGATCGCCGATGGAGCGGTAGAGATCGATGCCCGTCGCGCCCGTGACCGCATAGGTCTCGATGCGCTCAGAGGGCTGCCAGTCGCGCGCAAGCGCAGGCGCCGGCAGGAGCGCCAGCGTGGCCAGCGCGGCGAGGAGGGCGGCGCCAAGGGCCTTGAGCCGGGCGGCGGCGAAGCGGGAGGCGCCAGAGAGGGAGAGGGATCGCTTGAGCAGGGTCATGGCCCCTGCTTAAGCGAGATCGGCGATGCGATAAAGAGCGCTTGGTAAAGCGCGGCGTCAGCGCCGCCGGTCGCGTTTCTGCCGCTCGCCGTAGGCCTTTACCTGCTGCTCGGTGACAACGTTCCAGGGGAATTCGCCGTCTTCCGCGGCCCGCTCGGCCGCTTCGGCCCGTTCAAACGGGATGCGCTCGCAGGCGCGGCGGATGGCGTCGCTCTGGCAGGCGCGGTGGCGCCGGCAGGCGGCGAGCGGGCAGGTCCTCGCATCCTCGGCCGGGGGCAGGCGCCATTGCCGCCGCGCCATGACCTCGATGGTGGCTCCGATGGCACCGAGCTGCGCATCGACCGCGGCGCAGGCGAGGCGGAACTTGAACCGGTCCCTGTCCGGGTAATGCTTGCGCGGCATGAGGGATCTCCGTTGGTGTTTCTGGACGCGCAAAAGTGTCCGGCTTTCGGGCATTGTCGGACGCGCGAAAGCATCCGGGGTCATTGGCGTTTGTCGGACGCAGAAAAGCGTCCGACGGGGCGGTTTGCCGCGGCGGGGAGAGGCAGAAATAACGGGTCCGGGGCGCAAGGATCGAGCCGCCTGGGTCAATGTAGTTCGAGTGGCACGGTCATCGCGCCCCGGCGGCGTTCTCGGGAGCATCCTCCGTCAGATCCCGGTTCCAGCTCTCTGCGCGGGATCCGACCACCCCCGGGCGCGTCGCCTGGCTGGGGGCCTGCGGTCGGCCCGCTTGCACGGGCACGCAGCCGAACCTGCTCGTAGTGGCAGGGGGAGCCGTTTTGGGACCTCTCCAGCCGGAAGCTACGTTGGCCACCGGCGGAAGCGCCGTCCCTCACCGCTGAAACCGGACCGTCGACCTGTCCCATCCCGTCGTGGCGAAGGATGAAGGGAGTATGGCATGGGCGCGAGGGGCGGGGAAAATTTGGGGGGATTAGGGTGCGTTTCGCTGACGCTCTGTATCGGCGCGATCGAGCACGGCAAGCGCCACCGCCTGCCAGAGGACATGCAGCGGCCAGCGGTTTGCGAGCTTATGCTCGCGAATGGTGTTGAAGGACGGGCTTGCCAGAAACTCGCAGACGGACAGCTTGCCCTTGGCGCTGTTGCACCCGCGGCAGGGGGAATGGTGATCCTGCTGCCGCCATGGGCGCGGGGAATAAGGTGATCGCGCGTCGATTTCTGCGGAGGAACCGGCTTGCCGACCTGCCACCTCAACCGCATGGGCCTCCCGCAATAGGCACACCAGCGCCGGCGCTCGTCGGCCCACCAATTGCCGATCTCGTCAGACAGAAGTGCTGCAGGCGTGATCGTTTTTGGCATGGGCCTTCCCCGCGAACGGGAAGTGAAGCATGGGTTGGATTGAGAAAGAGTGAGTAGTTGATTGGTGGGGGGCTGCCGAGATATCAGTTCAATGCTTTTTGACGCGAAGAAGCGCCGTGCTTTACCTTGACTGGTCTGTAGTCAGCAGGCGACTGAGAGGATGCTAGTCGATGAAGTATGGTTAGCTACGCGTAAGAGTTGCAAGTTATCCTTCTCTCATGAAAAACGAAAATCAATCTCCCAAATATCCCCTGCGGTGGCATGAGCTCCGATACGTCCTCAGTCGCAATCGTCTTCTCCAAAAATGGACAAAGAAGACTCGATATGACCTACGTAAAGGTTTTTTTCCCGACTTAGTCGATTTTCTGGATGTTCATGTGAACATACGCCTCGTCGCGACGAAAGTGCGGGGTCAGATCGAGACCGGTCGATATCTTCCGTCGGAAGCCGCCCGATATAGAGTTGAGAAGAGTAAGGGTCTTTGCCGCTTAATGGTTGCTCCCTGTCCCGAAGACACACTCATTCTTCAGGCTGTATCCGACACTTTGTATAATCAAATAAAGGAGTCGTCTCCGTCGAAGAATGCTTTTTTTGAGCCCAAAGACCATTCATTTTCCAAGCAAAAGGGAGTCGAGCCCGAATACGGCACTTTCGAAGCCTGGAAGAAATTTCAAAAGAAGATATTAGGGTTTCAATCTGATTCCAACATTATAATTGTTACTGACATTGCTAATTATTATGATTTTATCGATTTCAATAGTTTAAGAAATGTATTGTCCGCAAAGAAGAAAATAAATGAAAGTCTTATGGATTTCCTGATATTTGTGCTGAGAAGTCTATCCTGGCAGCCTGATTTCATGCCTTTTAGGTCAACTGGATTGCCACAAATTGATATTGATGCACCTAGATTGCTGGCTCATGCCTATCTGTTTGAACTGGATGCGTTCGTCGAACGGCGAAATCAAAAGCGTTATGCGCGGTTTATGGATGATATAGATGCCGGCGTTGATACTATCGCAGACGCCAAAATACTTCTACGTGATATTGATTTGGTTCTTCAGTCTAGAAATCTTCGGCTAAATTCTGGAAAAACCAAAATAATGACTATTCCAGAGGCGGCGCGTCATTTCTGCATTCGGGAGAACAATGCCATCGATCGCATTGACGAGCGGTTGTCGAAGTTGACGGTAAAGGCGCAGGCACGGGCCGGAAAGCGCATTGCAAGTGCTGTCCTATCAATGATGAAAAACAAGAAATTCGATCAAGGCAATAGTGAAAAGGTTCTTAAGCGATTAATTGGGTTGCTCAATAGACTCAGAATAGAACTTCCTGTCCCTGTTTTTCACGATGTTGTTTTTCGGCGGCCAAACGTTAGGGTCACAGCATTTGACAATGCAGCCTTAAATGGCTTCCAAAAACATCACTTCGATACAATTATCGAGTACTATAAACTCGGACTCGTATGTGACGACGCATTCCAGATGAATCTGAGCAAGGCCTTGGTTCATGGGAAAATAATCTACGATGGCAGCGAAACTTCGAGTCTAAATAAATTGTTTGATGTCATGGATAAAGAGTCGCTGTGTGGGGTACACAGTACTATGTGGTTTCTATCAAGGTTTGGGACGGTCAACACGTTCCTAAAATTTGTTGAGTCTTTGCCCGCAGCGGCTGATCTGCACCCTTTTTCCTGCCGGTTGATCGCGGGGTTCCGTGCTCGAACTTCTGGTAATCCCGTGGCGACGCAGAGACTTAACAACCTGTTAAACAGATTCATGTGCGCGGATGCTGAGCACGTAAACGATTTCGTCTATAGTGTTGAAAATTCAAAGGACCACGTGAGATCTTTGCTTCCAACGTTGCTGGCGAATAATAAATCTCTCGCACTCGGCTGCAGTCATGCAAAGTTTATGTTGATCAAATGCGCTCTATTGAATCCCCATGTCTCAGCATCTCAAAAAGCGAAAATCCGACACCGTCACAACGATATATTTGTTGAAAAGAGCTATTTGATGTCCGGATTAATCTGATTATTAATAATATTAATCGCAACATGGCCGAACAGCTGGTTCCACTCACCTCGGACGGAAGCGCGTGGCCATCGCGGCTTGCCTACCGTCCCGGTCGGCCCGTTTTGCCTGGGCGGCGTTTTTGGCGGCGGGCTTCGGATTCGTCTTCGTAGGAGCCGGCGCCGATCTTGCCGCGGGCCAGCGGGCGTAGGTCGTTCCCCTCACCAAGCGCGCCAGTCTGCTCGGGCTTCGCCTCGCGGGGCTTGCCTGCCGGCCCTTCGCTTTCGCTTCGGGCGTTCGTCGCTCGAAACGATTCACTGGATCGTTTCGTCTGCTGCGCAGACCGCTCCTCCTCTCCCTGTGAGGGAGAGGAGGGGTTCAGGGGCTTGGGTGGGATCTTGCCTTGTACGGGTCTTTCGGTCCGGCCGACGGTCATTTCGTCGAGGTCGGGTTTGTGGAAGAGAGAGCGGGATGTCTCTCCGGGGGTTTGGCTTGCGCTCACGCTGTCGCCGCTTTGCGGCTCGCTCCGCGGGGGCGCCGGATGACCGGCGGCGGACGATTGTCCGCTGCGCGTCGCTCCGCTCGCTCGGTCTTTTCCCTTGCCTGATTTGGATGCGGAGCCGCCTTCGCCGGCATTGCCCTGCACCCGGGCCAGCGGGTCGTCCATCGTTTCCAGTTCGCGGGCCTTGAGGCGTTTGATTTCGTCGCGCAGGCGGGCTGCGGTTTCGAAGTCGAGGTCGGTGGCGGCGGCGCGCATGCGGCGTTCGAGGTCTTCGAGGTGGGCGGCGAGGTTGTTGCCGATGAGGTTGTTGGGATCTTCGCCGCGCTTGCCCTTGCCGCGCACGCCGATATCGGCGCGGACGTGGTCGCGCTCGTAGACGCTATCGAGGATGTCGGAGATGCGGGCCTTGACGCTTTCGGGCGTGATGCCGTTCTTGGCGTTGTATTCGAGCTGCTTTTCGCGGCGGCGGCCGGTTTCTTCCATGGCTCGGGTCATGGAGCCGGTGATCTGGTCGGCATAGAGGATGACCTTGCCGTCGACGTTGCGCGCGGCGCGGCCGATGGTCTGGATCAGCGAGGTTTCGGAGCGCAGGAAGCCTTCCTTGTCGGCATCGAGGATGGCGACGAAGCCGCATTCCGGGATGTCGAGGCCTTCGCGCAGAAGGTTGATGCCGACCAGCACGTCGAAGGCGCCGAGGCGCAGGTCGCGGATGATCTCGATGCGCTCCAGCGTGTCGATGTCGGAGTGCATGTAGCGGACGCGCACGCCCTGCTCGTGCAGATATTCGGTGAGATCCTCGGCCATGCGCTTGGTGAGCACGGTGACGAGGGTGCGGTAGCCGGCGGCGGCCGTCTCGCGGATTTCGCCGAGAACGTCGTCGACCTGGGATTTCGCCGGGCGGATTTCCACCGGCGGATCGATGAGGCCCGTGGGGCGGATGACCTGTTCGGCGAAGACGCCGCCGGCGGCCTCCATCTCCCAGCCGCCGGGGGTGGCGGACACGGCGACGGTGGGCGGGCGCATCGCATCCCACTCCTCGAAGCGCAACGGGCGGTTGTCCATGCAGGACGGCAGGCGGAAGCCGTATTCGGCCAGCGTCGCCTTGCGGCGGAAGTCGCCGCGATACATGCCGCCGATCTGCGGGATGGTGACGTGGCTCTCGTCGACGAAGAGCAGCGCGTTGTCGGGGATGTATTCGAACAGCGTCGGGGGCGGCTCGCCGGGCGAGCGGCCGGTGAGATAGCGCGAATAGTTCTCGATGCCCTGGCAGGAGCCGGTGGCTTCCAGCATCTCGATGTCGTAGCGGGTGCGCTGCTCCAGTCGCTGGGCTTCGAGCAGGCGGCCGGCCTTTTCGAGCTCGGCGAGGCGGTGCTTCAGCTCTTCCTTGATCGACTTGATCGCCTGGTTGAGCGTGGGCTTCGGCGTCACATAGTGCGAGTTGGCGTAGATCTTGACGGATTTCAGCTCGGCGGTCTTGTGGCCGGTCAGCGGATCGAACTCGGTGATGGACTCGATCTCGTCGCCGAAGAGCGAGATGCGCCAGGCGGCATCCTCCAGGTGGGCGGGGAAGATCTCGATCGTATCGCCCCTGACACGGAACGAGCCGCGCTGGAAATCCATGTCGCGGCGCTTGTATTGCTGGGCGACGAGGTCGGCGAGGAGCTGGCGCTGGTCGAGCCGGTCGCCGACGGCCATCTGGAAGGTCATCGCCGTATAGGTTTCGACCGAGCCGATACCGTAGATGCAGGAGACGGAGGCGACGATGATGACGTCGTCGCGTTCGAGCAGGGCGCGCGTCGCCGAGTGGCGCATGCGGTCGATCTGCTCGTTGATGGAGGATTCCTTCTCGATATAGGTATCCGAGCGCGGGACGTAGGCTTCCGGCTGGTAGTAGTCGTAATAGGAGACGAAATATTCCACCGCATTGTCCGGGAAGAAGTTCTTGAACTCCGAATAGAGCTGGGCGGCGAGGGTTTTGTTGGGCGCGAGGATGACGGCGGGGCGCTGCGTCTCCTCGATGACCTTGGCCATGGTGAAGGTCTTGCCCGAGCCGGTGACGCCGAGCAGCACCTGGGAGCGCTCGTTCTCCTTCACGCCGGCGACGAGATCGGCGATCGCGGTCGGCTGGTCGCCGGCGGGCTGGTACTCGGTCTGCATGGTGAAGGCGATGCCGCCTTCGGATTTCTCCGGCCGGGCGGGGCGGTGCGGCGTCCACAGCTTGCCGTCCTTGAAGAGCGGATTGCCGCTTTCGATCAGCGCCGACAGCGCCTCGACGGTGGCCGTGACCGCGCCGGTGGCGAGCGCGGAGGCCTCCTCCAGGCTCGTATCCATGCCGGCAACGGGATTGAGGCCGGCGGCGGCGCGGGCGCGCGGATCGGTCGTACCGCCCATGGACGTTCCGCGGGAAGTTCTTGATGCCCCGCCCTTAAGCTTCTCGCTGCGCTCGGCGCTGGCGGGGGCCCCGGGCTCGGATGCGGTGGGTTTGTTAGAGTTGATTTTGTTTGCGCTCACGCTGTCGGCGCTTTGCGCCTTCGCTCCGCGGGGGCCTCGCACGGGCTCGGACGGCCGTTCGGCCTTGCGGCTCTTCGAGCCGTTTGGAGCGTCATCACTGGCTTCGCGTTCCGCCTGGGCAGCGCGTTCGACCTTGCGGCGGTGTTTGCCGGCCTTGGAGGCGACGTCGTGGCGGGTTTCGATGGTTTCGGCCTCGGCCATGCGCTCCATCTCGCGGGCCCAGTCGGAGACGGAGCCGGAGGAGAAGGGGGCGCCTTCCAGGCCGCGCTGGGGCGCCTCGGAAAAGCCGCGCGTGCGCGTCGGGTCGAAATCCTCCGCGCCGGTATCGTCGGGGCGGGGCGAGGTCTTGTCGGGTCGGGAAGCCATGGAGGGAATATGGGTGGAGTCCGGCGGGATTGGAAGGGGAGCGCGCCGGTTTGAGCCGTGGAATGACCGCTTTTCGAGAGGATCGGCGGCGCTTTCCGCCGTCAGCACGACGGGTGGGCGGATGGCCAGGTCCGCAATGCGAAAACGCGCCGCCCCATGGGGACGACGCGCTCTCGCATGCACTTAAGATTCGGGCGTGGGCCCGATCCGGTCCGACCAAATCAGTCGGTCTGGTAACGGAACGGAGCCTGGCCGCCGCGGGGGATGACGATCTCGCCACGGGCATCGCGGCGATCATCGCGCCAGTCGCGACGGACTTCACGGCGCCATTCACGGCGATCGTCTCGCCAGTCGCGGCGGGCTTCGCGGCGCCAGTCACGGCGATCAGCACGCCAGTCGCGGCGATCGTAGTAGCGGCCCGGACGGCGGTAATCGCGGTCATTGTTGCTGAGCGCGGAGCCGATGACGACGCCGGCGATCAGCGGGATGCCAATGGAGGCGGCGGACGACGAGAAGTTGCCGCCGGCATAGCGGCCTTCCTGCTGGGCGAGGTAGCGGGACGAGGCCCAGCCGTCATAGCCCTGATAGTTCACGCGGCACCAGGAATAGCCCGAGGCGCAGCCGGCGACATTGACGACGGCGCCGCTCGGCAGGACGCCGACGGACTGGTAGCCGGTGCCGGGACCGGCGCGCAGGTTGAGATCGGTGGTGACGAGCGCCGACTGGGCCAGCGCGCTACCGGCGCCCAGCATGCCCACGACGAAGGCGGCTGCTTTCAAAAAGGTTTTCATGACGTACCTCACTGCTTTTTCTTGACGTGCAGTTATCGTTGATTTCGGCTCTCAAACGGTCGCAAGCGACAGATAGTTCCCGAAAACGCCGCCGATCACGCGGGCGTGACCGTTGAGACCTTGAGGAATTGTTAACGGAAGAGACGTGAATGGGGGCTGAATGGGGGAGGAGGCTTGATGACAGCTTTCGACCCCATGGCGGTTGTTCAAAGGACCACTGACGGCTTCCCTAAAGCTGCCGTTCTGTAGTCGATCCCGAATGCGGATGTTCCCGCATTCCGGGGAACGGGGTGTCGCTTTACGATTCAAGTGCTGACGTTGATCCACGCTAGGAAAGGTAGCTACTCTGCGCGTAGCAAGACTTGGTTTGCGATCAGTTCTGCCTGAGTGGGGGGGAAAAGCGCGATGACGAGTGATGAGTACACCCTAGGCGACGATCAACCGAAAAAAATCTAAAGGACGATCGACTGGGATATGCTCCATTTGCCGAGCGCTTGGCGAACGTCATCGTCAATATGAACGTACCAAACGGCTACGTTATCGGGCTTCACGGCAAGTGGGGCTCCGGAAAGACTACGGTCGTCAACTTCATTCTTGAGCACATCAAGAAGCACCAGGATGAGGCAAAAAAGGTCGAACACGTCGACTTCCGTCCTTGGATAGTCTCGGGTCACCAGGACCTGATGGCAGCCTTCTTCAAGTTGTTGTCCGAGCAGCTGAAACCCAAAGAAGGCAAAGTCAGAAAGCTTTTCAAAAGGGGCATGCACACCACAGCACAGGGTACGGACAGTCTGGTCGATGCAGCCGTCACTCTATCAGTCGCAATTGATCCAAGTGGCGGTGTATTTTCGCGGCTAGCCGGCGGATTCGGCAAGAAGGCGCTAAATGCCGCTGCGAGCAACTATCTCAAGACGCCCAGCCTGCAAAAGGCATATGAAGACCTCAGGGATCTGCTGTCAAAGAGCGACCGTCGCTTCTTTGTCACCATCGACGATATCGATCGGCTCGAAGACGATGAGATCAGGTCGATCATGCAAATGGTCAAGACCATCGGGCGCCTGCCAAACGTCATTTACCTGCTTGTTTATGACCGCGAAATAGTGTGGCGGGCACTCGAGGAAGGCACGGACCGCGTTGGCCCACGATTTGCCGAGAAAATCGTTCAGCAGGAAGTCGAGTTGCCCCTGCCCGGGAAGAACGTCCTTCTGACTATGCTCGACGAAGAGATCAAGTTCCTAACCGCTGACGGCGAAAACTCGGCCAGGTGGCAGTACATTGTCCGAGACGGCGTGCACCGCTGGATGAATTACCCGCGTGACGTGCTGCGTTTCTCGAACGCTTTGAAGTTTGTCTGGCCGGCTTTGGAGGGCGAGTTTGACTCT from Georhizobium profundi includes these protein-coding regions:
- a CDS encoding CHAD domain-containing protein, coding for MPYRLTPKDKSFQQTVRRIAGEQLARAIEEARAVPPDPNPERETGSTTDTGAQNLTERQRVHQLRKRIKKLRGLIRLVRPAFADFDRENTALRDIGRSLAPHREAQSLAAAFDDLVAAYRSDTALPPLRSQSVTALRRRLVVPLAEETGAAAPVIEAAATELAAIAERARSWKIRPKGAKAFAEGLADTHRAARKARVHAVKALAAIDTDPASPQAAESRWHAAEALHEWRKRVKAHAQHLRVLAPVWPEAIDPQVAAARALAEDLGRHHDLAELVRALGQDDLGHHPTRVALIDLAHTRQAAIEAKALAAGARILAEKSKPMAARHQALYKLWRAENGKTAKGETGDTAPAGSLPPVKGWFAAKPGRNGDADS
- a CDS encoding DUF922 domain-containing Zn-dependent protease translates to MTLLKRSLSLSGASRFAAARLKALGAALLAALATLALLPAPALARDWQPSERIETYAVTGATGIDLYRSIGDRAPSAGVGQAIAFTDFELLWSRDYRPQPDGSCILASARPSLTIIYRWPVAPSGLAPDVAASWARFIEGVEKHERVHGDHVIEMTEKIQAFSTGLSAPADADCNKVRAKLQEFLAGMAAERLARARAFDRDEMGNGGNVHQLILALVNGP
- a CDS encoding RNA-directed DNA polymerase — protein: MNIRLVATKVRGQIETGRYLPSEAARYRVEKSKGLCRLMVAPCPEDTLILQAVSDTLYNQIKESSPSKNAFFEPKDHSFSKQKGVEPEYGTFEAWKKFQKKILGFQSDSNIIIVTDIANYYDFIDFNSLRNVLSAKKKINESLMDFLIFVLRSLSWQPDFMPFRSTGLPQIDIDAPRLLAHAYLFELDAFVERRNQKRYARFMDDIDAGVDTIADAKILLRDIDLVLQSRNLRLNSGKTKIMTIPEAARHFCIRENNAIDRIDERLSKLTVKAQARAGKRIASAVLSMMKNKKFDQGNSEKVLKRLIGLLNRLRIELPVPVFHDVVFRRPNVRVTAFDNAALNGFQKHHFDTIIEYYKLGLVCDDAFQMNLSKALVHGKIIYDGSETSSLNKLFDVMDKESLCGVHSTMWFLSRFGTVNTFLKFVESLPAAADLHPFSCRLIAGFRARTSGNPVATQRLNNLLNRFMCADAEHVNDFVYSVENSKDHVRSLLPTLLANNKSLALGCSHAKFMLIKCALLNPHVSASQKAKIRHRHNDIFVEKSYLMSGLI
- the uvrB gene encoding excinuclease ABC subunit UvrB; translation: MASRPDKTSPRPDDTGAEDFDPTRTRGFSEAPQRGLEGAPFSSGSVSDWAREMERMAEAETIETRHDVASKAGKHRRKVERAAQAEREASDDAPNGSKSRKAERPSEPVRGPRGAKAQSADSVSANKINSNKPTASEPGAPASAERSEKLKGGASRTSRGTSMGGTTDPRARAAAGLNPVAGMDTSLEEASALATGAVTATVEALSALIESGNPLFKDGKLWTPHRPARPEKSEGGIAFTMQTEYQPAGDQPTAIADLVAGVKENERSQVLLGVTGSGKTFTMAKVIEETQRPAVILAPNKTLAAQLYSEFKNFFPDNAVEYFVSYYDYYQPEAYVPRSDTYIEKESSINEQIDRMRHSATRALLERDDVIIVASVSCIYGIGSVETYTAMTFQMAVGDRLDQRQLLADLVAQQYKRRDMDFQRGSFRVRGDTIEIFPAHLEDAAWRISLFGDEIESITEFDPLTGHKTAELKSVKIYANSHYVTPKPTLNQAIKSIKEELKHRLAELEKAGRLLEAQRLEQRTRYDIEMLEATGSCQGIENYSRYLTGRSPGEPPPTLFEYIPDNALLFVDESHVTIPQIGGMYRGDFRRKATLAEYGFRLPSCMDNRPLRFEEWDAMRPPTVAVSATPGGWEMEAAGGVFAEQVIRPTGLIDPPVEIRPAKSQVDDVLGEIRETAAAGYRTLVTVLTKRMAEDLTEYLHEQGVRVRYMHSDIDTLERIEIIRDLRLGAFDVLVGINLLREGLDIPECGFVAILDADKEGFLRSETSLIQTIGRAARNVDGKVILYADQITGSMTRAMEETGRRREKQLEYNAKNGITPESVKARISDILDSVYERDHVRADIGVRGKGKRGEDPNNLIGNNLAAHLEDLERRMRAAATDLDFETAARLRDEIKRLKARELETMDDPLARVQGNAGEGGSASKSGKGKDRASGATRSGQSSAAGHPAPPRSEPQSGDSVSASQTPGETSRSLFHKPDLDEMTVGRTERPVQGKIPPKPLNPSSPSQGEEERSAQQTKRSSESFRATNARSESEGPAGKPREAKPEQTGALGEGNDLRPLARGKIGAGSYEDESEARRQKRRPGKTGRPGR
- a CDS encoding SH3 domain-containing protein gives rise to the protein MKTFLKAAAFVVGMLGAGSALAQSALVTTDLNLRAGPGTGYQSVGVLPSGAVVNVAGCASGYSWCRVNYQGYDGWASSRYLAQQEGRYAGGNFSSSAASIGIPLIAGVVIGSALSNNDRDYRRPGRYYDRRDWRADRRDWRREARRDWRDDRREWRREVRRDWRDDRRDARGEIVIPRGGQAPFRYQTD